TAATACCGTAGTGGTTACCGCTCCTATTGAAAAAAAGCGAGTAGATTTTCCTTCCTTGGTTCCGTAATAGTACAAGGTAGCTATTATTACATATAGCATTACTAGAAAAACAATAAATTGAAAGAACGATATCCAAAAGAGATCTGTGTCTATATACGCTTTTGATTGTAAATCGCGAATTATATATTCGCCATAGAGAATAACTCCAACTGAAGTTAACAACAACAATGCCAAGAAAATAGAAACCATTAAAGCTACTAAATACTGTCTAAAAAAACTTCGGTTTATGGTTACGTGAAACGAATATTCAAAAGCACTAAATATTGCATTTACACCATTTGCCGATAAAAATAGCGACAGAAAAAAAACAAAAGACAAAAGTCCCGCTCGCGGATTTACCGCTATATCTGCAATTATGGGATAAAAAAATTCGGTTGTTTGTGCGGGCAATAAAGCTTCAATAAATATTAAAAACCGCGACTGAAATCCGTCAATTGGAATCATCGGGATTAAGTTGAGTAACAACAACAGAAAAGGAAAAAGTGCCAGAAAAAAACTATAAGCAATAGAGCTGGCACGAGATGAAAAAGTTCCCTTTAAAATTCCAGTGCCGTAAATATCGAGGAGATTATACAACGAAAAATCGCCCAGGGCGGGAAGTTTAATCTCCTTGCTAAAACGTATTAAATCCCGAATAACAGGAATATTAATTTCCTTTTCTTCTTCTTGGTTCATTAAACAGCTTTTAGGCTCAAATCCATATTGTAAACCGAATGTGTTAAAGCACCACTGGAAATATAATCTACACCACATTCGGCGTATTTCCGTACGGTATCAAGGGTAATTCCACCGCTCGATTCCGTTAGGCATTTACCATTAATGCGTTCTACAGCCTTTCGGGTATCTTCATAATTAAAGTTATCTATTAAAATTCTATACACCCCCTCGCTCTCTAATATCTCATCAATTTCGTTCAGATTTCTAGCTTCAACAATTATTTTAAGATCTAAATGGCGACTCTCTAAATATTCCTTGGTTTTAGCAATTGCCTTGGTTATTCCGCCACAAAAATCAATATGGTTGTCCTTGAGCATAACCATATCATAAAGTGCAAAACGGTGATTTTCTCCCCCTCCAATTTTTACCGCCCATTTTTCCAAAGCCCGAATACCCGGGGTGGTTTTGCGCGTATCCAGAATTTTTGTTTTGGTTCCTTCCAACAATTTTACATAGCTATTTGTTTTGGTGGCAATGGCGCTCATACGCTGCATAGCATTTAGCACCAACCGTTCCGATTTTAAAATAGATTGCGACAAACCCGTAACATAAAAAGCTACATCGCCATATTTTACCGAGCTTCCATCCTCTATTTTAATATCGAGTTTTAAACCGGGATCTACATATTCAAATATTTGTCGGGCAAGTTCTACACCGGCAATAATTCCTTCATCTTTTACTAAGAGTTTTGCCGAGCCCCTAGCGTCTTCTGAAATGCATGCCAAAGAACTGTGATCGCCATCGCCTACATCTTCACGAATGGCATTGGCAATGATAATATCTATTTCTTTGTTGAATTGTTTTTCTGAAATCATAGCAAGGAAATTTCAGCTAAAATAACAAAAAGAGTTGGCAGTTTGCGTTTTCAGCAGCTAGTTATCTAAAAAGCTTTTTTTTACGCCACCCTTTGCAACATTAAAAAGGAACAACCAAAGCAATAATATCTTTGTATTTTTGAATTCTGAAATAGTTAAAATGAAAATTACATTACTGGCCATAGGAAAAACCGACAATAAACAATTGCAGGTTTTAATAGACGATTATACCAAGCGTTTGGGGTTTTATGTTTCGTTTGAAATGGAAGTGATACCCGATATTAAAAAAGCAAAAAATCTTTCCGAAACGCTTCAAAAACAGGCTGAAGGCGAAGAAATTTTAAAACGAATCTCCACGGCCGATGTGTTAATTCTACTTGACGAAAAAGGGAAGAGCCACACCTCCATTGGCTTTGCGAATTTTTTGCAAAAGAAAATGAATAGCGGTCTTAAAAACCTCGTCTTCGTAATTGGTGGGCCCTATGGATTTAGCGATGCAGTTTATGAACGCGCCAATGGTAAAGTTTCACTTTCATCCATGACCTTTTCACACCAAATGGTTCGACTTTTTTTTATTGAACAACTTTATCGCGGATTTACTATTTTGAGGAATGAACCGTATCACCATAAGTAGTGAGACTTGAGGTTTGAGATTTGAGATTTGAGATGTGAGATTTTATTTATGGTTTAGAATTTCAATTCCATTGACAATCTATGTAATCTGTTAGCATGTGGAATAATAGTCCTACGGCGATGATTCTTGTCTTTTTAAAAAATAATAAAACTACATATACTGCCATTGCCCAATAAGTGTGCAGCGGATGAAAGTTGATGCTACAGCGGCCTGGGTCAAAAATTGGGCTGGCCAAAAGATGATCCAGATCTACCAACATGGTTGCCAGCATTATGAGCCAAGCTTTTTTCCACTCTTTTCTGAAAAAAATATAAGCAATCAACCCTGGAACCAAAAAATGCAGGGCGTAATGTACAAACGTTTGGAGCATTTTACGGTTTTTAACAAAGATAAGTATTCATTTAATGTAGAAGGAAATTTATGAAGTATTGTAATTAAGCTCTTATCGATCTAAAGATCACTATCGGCGGAATGACGTTGGTAACCATGAAAATTTACTGCTCCTCCTCCCACCATTAACGAGCGGGACGCTCGCGCTAGCAAGGAAGAAAAGAAGAATTATTTCAATACTCTTTTTCTTTCTTAAGTCTTCCATCTGGATAATAAATTCTCCAGGTACCACTCTTTCTACCGTTAGTAATTTCACCTTCTTTTTTTAAGTAATATTTACAAAGCTTATTTGAAAATAAATAGCGTTTTGTATCTCTAATATAAATAAGGTGCTTACCAGATTCAAGAAATTCATACGTACTCAACGCAGTAGTTGAAATGTATTTCGTTTTAGATTCATAAAGTAGGTTCCCCTTTGAATCAAAACCTCTATGGAGCATTATATTTCCAAAAGCATCATAATCAGTCTCATTCCATTGCCCCCCTTTAAAATAGAGATAATGTTTTCCAGTCATAAATGAATATTCTTGGTTATTTTCAATATAATATGTTTGCCAACCAGTATTTCTTATTTTCCCATTGTTATATTTATGCTCAACTTTAATTGAGTCTGTAGCAGGTTTTATATTTTCAATTAAGTTTCTATAATCTTGTGAATATTGTGAATGAGCTAAAAACTGTACAAAAAATACTAAAAGAAAAATTATTTTCATCAGTTTAATGCTAAGTTCGTAATAACCTTCACTCCACCCCCTCAATCAAAACCCCCAACATTTCAATCGCGGCATCACTAATTCGGGTGCCTGGACCATAAACCGCAACAGCGCCGGCATCAAAAAGGTATTGGTAATCCTGCGCTGGTATTACGCCTCCCACAATGACCATAATATCTTCGCGACCGTACTTTTTTAAGGCTTCAATAACTTGTGGTACAAGGGTTTTGTGACCTGCAGCAAGGGAGGAAACGCCGAGGATGTGCACATCATTTTCCACGGCTTGTTTGGCGGCTTCGGCGGGGGTTTGGAAAAGGGGTCCGATATCCACATCAAAACCTACATCGGCATAGCCAGTGGCTACTACTTTGGCGCCGCGATCGTGCCCGTCTTGCCCCATTTTGGCAATCATAATTCGAGGACGGCGGCCCTCAAGCTCTGCGAACTTGTCTGCCATTTGTCTGGCTTTATCAAAACTTGGGTCTTTTTTCATCTCTTTGCTGTACACGCCGTTAAACGATCGTATTTGTGCCTTATACCTACCGAATTCCTTTTCCATCGCGCTGGAAATTTCACCCAAGGTTGCCCTGTGGCGCGCGGCTTCTACGGCTAAAGCTAATAAATTTCCCCGACCTGTTTTGGCACAGTCGGTAATATCTGCCAAAGCTTTCTTAACTTTTTCGCTGTCGCGGGTGGCTTTTATTCGCTCAAGTCGCTCAATCTGGGAGGTACGCACTTTTTGGTTGTCCACATCCAAAATCTGAAGTGGGTCTTCCTTCGCCAGTCTATATTTGTTAACACCAACAATAATGTCCTGTCCGCTATCAATACGCGCTTGCTTTCTTGCCGAAGCTTCCTCTATGCGAAGTTTGGGGATTCCAGCTTCAATGGCTTTGGTCATTCCGCCCAACTCTTCTACTTCTTCTATAAGTGCCCAAGCTTTATTTGCAATTTCGTTGGTAAGGTTTTCCACATAATAACTGCCCGCCCAAGGATCTACCGTTTTGGTGATATGAGTTTCAGTTTGAAGAAAAATCTGCGTATTTCGCGCTATTCGAGCCGAAAAATCTGTTGGTAGCGCAATGGCTTCATCTAATGCATTGGTATGCAACGATTGCGTTCCCCCAAAAACAGCTGCTGCTGCTTCAATAACAGTACGAGCAACATTGTTAAAGGGATCTTGTTCGGTAAGGCTCCAACCGCTTGTTTGGCAATGCGTACGTAACGAAAGCGATTTTTCACTTTTAGGGTTGAACTGTTTTACAATTTTTGCCCAAAGCATTCTTGCGGCTCGCATTTTAGCGATTTCCATAAAATGGTTCATTCCTATGCCCCAAAAAAAAGAAAGACGGGGAGCAAAGGTATCTATATCCATTCCGGCTTTTAACCCAGTGCGAATATACTCTAAACCATCTGCAAGGGTGTATGCCAGTTCAATATCTGCGGTAGCTCCCGCTTCTTGCATATGATAACCCGAAATGGAAATACTATTAAATTTCGGCATATTTTTGGACGTAAACTCAAAAATATCGCTTATAATTTTCATGGATGGTGTAGGTGGATATATATACGTGTTTCGCACCATAAACTCCTTTAAGATGTCATTTTGAATTGTTCCCGCCAAATCTTTTGGAGAAACGCCCTGTTCTTCCGCGGCAACAATATAAAAAGCCATAATAGGAAGCACGGCGCCATTCATCGTCATGGAAACGCTCATTTTGTCGAGCGGAATTTGATCGAACAAAATTTTCATATCCTCCACACTATCTATGGCTACACCCGCTTTGCCTACGTCGCCCTCTACTCTGGGATGGTCGCTATCATAGCCTCTATGCGTTGCAAGATCAAAAGCTACTGATAGCCCTTTTTGGCCTGCGGCAAGGTTTCTTCTATAAAAAGCATTGCTATCTTCTGCCGTTGAAAAACCTGCGTATTGGCGAATCGTCCAAGGGCGGCGCACATACATGGTTGAATATGGACCCCGAAGATTTGGTGCTATTCCGGCAACGAAATTTAAATGTTTAATACTAGCCGTATCTTCTTTGTCGTAATGCTTCTTAATCTCGATATCTTCAGCCGTCAAAAAGGTTTCAGACTCGCTATGTTTAGGTACATCCGTGTTCTTTTTTCCGTCGTCAATTTTTTTCAATTCTATGTGCTCTAAACTTCTCCTATCCATACTTGTTCAATACTTTCCCAACCCATAAATATTCCAAAACCGATTAATATTATTGAAATAATTACAATAAGCAAACGGAAATATTTATGAGATGATAATTTTTTATAACGAATGAGGAGTGCTAATCCGAGGACTATAAAGAGGACTCCTACTGCGGTACCTAATACTTCATTGTTCATAATTCTTGATTTAAACGTTGTTGTTCAGTGATTTCAGCAATTCTTTTTTCAACAATTGGGGCAATTAGGGTTTTTATCGGGTTGTGTTTTACAAAAGGGTAGAGTTCCAAATCGTCTTTCATCCGGTCGTTTTTGTTGGGATGGTAATTGGTACCCAACAATTTAATTTGGCCGCTATCAAAAAGCTCTTGTTCCTTTTCGGCACTTTTCTTAATTTTTTTCTGAATTATTCCTTCTTTTAATTGCTGAAGAAAGCCGCCGCCTTTTTCTATTTCTTTAAATAGTAGCAGTGCTTTTTCGGCAAGTTCATCGGTTAAACTTTCAATGTAATACGTGCCATCAGCGGGATTGCTTACGGCATCAAAGTAACTCTCGTGTTTTAAAATAAGCAATTGGTTTCGGGAAATCCGTTCGCCAAATTCGTTGCTTTTATGGTACAACGCGTCATAAGGTATGTTGTAAATCGTGTTTGCACCACCCAAAATAGCACTCATACATTCAGTTGTACTGCGCAGCAAGTTTACGTTAAAATCGTAAAGTGTTTTGTTGCGTTTGGATGGCGAGGCAATAATGTGGCAAGTTTCATTTGCGCCATATTCTTTTGCCAATGTTGCGTATAGTTTACGCAGGGCTCTAATTTTTGCAATTTCGAAAAAGTAGTTTGGACCTGTGGCAATTTTGAACGTAAGCAATGATCTCTGGACTGCGCTCGAGGTAATAGAAAAAAGGTTTAAGTATTCATTGGCATGAGCCAGTGCATAGGCCAATTGCTGAACAATAGTTGCACCTGCGTTTTGGTATAAACTTACATCTACTGCCAAAAGGTTTTGCGCCGAGTTTTCTTTATAAATACGGTCTAGAATTTCGTGGTCCGTTTTTAGATTATGGAACCAATTGCCAGTGCGGGACAGGTTTCCTATTATATCGAGATTGTAAAAAACCGTTGCCTTTTTTTCTGAAAAGAAATTGATTAACTTGTTGCAAAATGCTTCGGAAAGAAATAACATTTCAAAATATACGGTAACCTTTTCAAAAGGAAAGTTTTTAAAAACAGCGGCCGGTTCAAAATCTTTTGCTGCGGTAAAAAATATTGCCTCTGCGCCTCTGTTTACAGCATCTATAGCAATATTGTTGGCTATTTGCGCTTCATCGATAAATATTTTTTGGGCAATCTTCCACGAATTTGGCTGCCCGGGAATGGGCTGAAAATTTTCGTTACTATCATCTGCATGGTAAAAAGGTTTCACATTTATCCCTTCAGCGCTTTGCCAGACCAAGGTTTCGTTGTAGTCCGCACCCTTTAAATCGAACTGAATCTGCTGTTTCCACTGTTTTGCAGAAACCTCATCGAAATCTTCAAATAGAAATTTATTCATCGCTTTTCTTCTTTTTTGATGCTGTCTTCGTGTTCAATTATATAAATATCTTCGTTCTCTTTTTTTAAATAGTATTTCTCGCGGGCAAATTTTTCCATCTCATTGCTATCCTTCATTTTTTCGATAAAACTTTTATCGGTATTTATTTCGTTTTGATAAAATTCAGCATTGTCCTCCAAACCATCTATTTCATTGTCCAACTCACGATGTATAAGATACGAGTTAGCGTCGAAAAAAATCATCCAAACAATAAACAAGACTAAAATAAGCACGTATTTATTGCTTATAAATCTAAACCATTTGTTTTGTTTTAATTCAGAAAATTTCACGATTCGGAGTAACTAATTTTTTGATGAATAATACTTCTTATAACGTCTATTGCTACGGTGTTGTATTTATTTGTAGGAATAATAATATCTGCAAATTCCTTTGTTGGCTCGATAAACTGCAGGTGCATAGGTTTTAGCGTTGTTTGGTAGCGATGCAGCACTTCTTCCAAATCGCGACCTCGGGTGGCAATGTCTCGTTTTAATCTACGTATTAAACGTTCGTCGCTGTCTGCGTGTACAAAGATTTTAATGTCAAACATATCACGAATATCTGGATGCGACAAAATCAAAATTCCCTCTACGATTATTACCTTTTTAGGGTAGGTTGTAATTGTTTCGCCGGTTCTATTGTGCTCTACAAACGAATATACCGGTTGTTCAAAAGCATTTCCCTCCCTTAGTTTTTTTAGATGGCATACCAATAAATCGAAGTCAATGGCTTGCGGGTGGTCAAAATTAATTTCTGAACGCTCCTTCATGGAAAGATGGCTGGTATCGTGGTAATAGGAATCTTGCGAAATAACACACACTTCATCTACGGGAAGTTCTGCAACTATTTGGTCTACCACTGTTGTTTTTCCGCTGCCAGTGCCGCCAGCAATGCCAATTATAAGCATAGTTTTTAAGGTTTATACAAAGGTATAAAAAAAAGCCCCCGCACCCCCGATGGCAGAATTGAATTACACCGCATGATTTTCAATTTTTTATCTTTCATTACCGGTGCCATCTCTTTTTCTTTTTTATTTTTGAATACCTAAAGTCTCAAATGAAAACAATTCTGCTACATCCTTCCTATTTTCCGTCTATTGAACAAATGGCGGCAGTGGCTCAGGCTGAGAAAGTGGTTTTTGAAGTAGAAGATAATTACCAAAAACAAACGTACCGAAATCGCACTTTTATAGCCCACAGCAACGGAAAGTTGCTTTTAAATATTCCCATAAAACACAACAAAGCTGCCAAACGCCAAAAAACAAAAGAAGTAATTGTTGAAAATGATTTTCCGTGGCAGGAACATCATTGGCGAAGTTTACAAAGTGCGTACCGTACCTCCCCTTTTTTTGAATTTTACGAAGATGAATTGGAGGTTTTTTTTACCGAACCCGTTGGCCATTTGTTAGCGCACAATCTGAAAATTTTTGAATTTTTATGCGATATTATTGGCATTGAGGTTGAAGTTGCCAAAAGCACCTCATTCGAAAAAGTACCTGCCATTACCGATTTGCGTATTTTGGTAAATGCCAAGAGAAAATCTGCCTTTCAACCGAACACCTATACGCAAGTTCATCAGGCAAATCATCCCTTTTTGCCAAATCTTTCGGTTTTGGATTTGCTTTTCAATGAAGGACCAAATACGCTCAATTATTTAGAAAATGCCCAACTTCCCGCAAATTCTACCCCCGACAGCTAGCATTTACAAATTCTTATATTTTTCAAAAAGGCTACCACCCCACCGTTGCTTGAACCGCGTGGTGATCAGAAAATGTATTTTTTACAGTTTCAAAAGTTAGCACATCCAAACCTTCTGACGCAAAAATATAATCTATTCGCATCGGGAATTTTTCAAACATAAAGGTAGTTCCCAAGCCGTTGCCGCGTTCGCGGAATGCATCTTGCATACCGTCCTTTAACTTTCGATAGATGTACGAAAAAGGCGTATTGTTAAAATCGCCGCAGATTAGCACGTGATTGTTTGTATTTGCTTTATGCTCCAAAATAGAAGCAACTTGTTCCTGCTGTTTGTCAAACGCCAGCGAAACGCGTTTTCGGAGTTTTTCGTTGTCGCTTTCCTGCAAAAAACTCACCCGCGGTATAATGCCGAGGGATTGCAAGTGAAGACTATAAATTCTTATGGAATCTGTTCCTTTAATCACATCGGCGTAAAGCGTATTATTATAAGTTCCTTTAAAATCGAATGCCCCAGTATTTGCTAACGGATATTTAGAAAATATAGCGTGACCCAATTTGGCCTTTTCAGATTTAAAGTGAATATATTGAAACGGATATGCCGAAAAATTTATGCCATTGGGTTTGTAAAATTCCTGAATACAAACAACATCCGGATTTTGTTCCTCGAGCAAAGCTGAAAATGTTTTAAAGGCTTCACCATTTGTATCTTTTTCATACGCATTAAACAAGCGTACATTGTACGATAGCACTTTTAAAGTGTTTTTGTATTGCGAAGTATCACCCTGCGAAGAAACTTCATAAAAAACATTAAAGTAAAAGTACGAAATAACCAACACGGTAATCGACACAAAAAATCGTCTGCGCAATTGAAAAGCCCAATAAACGGCAAAAAGAATATTCAATATAATTAATAAAGAAACAAACAAGCTCAGTAATGCGAGTTCGGGGAATGTTTTTGGAGGTAGATAGGGCAGAATAAATGACACTAACAAAAGAAATGCCGTGAGCAGATTGCCCCAGTAAATCATTTTATTGAGAAACTTCCGCATGGATTACTCGTCTTTTCCAGCCTTAAAGAGAAAGTCTTTTTCCGCTTTGGTTAAACTATCGTACCCGCTCTTTCCAATTTTATCTAAAATGCCATCCACTTTTTTTTGATGTTCAGATTTAGACGCTTTAGACTTAGACTGAGTGGAAGCGGTTTTTGTGTTTCGGTGAACCGTTTTAAACGGTTTTTTACTTCTTGGTTTAAAGAAATTGGCAATCCAATCCATAAAGTTTTCAAACCATTTTCCTATATCGTTTCCTTTTGCCAATTGCACGGCATACACATATCCAAATATAGCGCCACCCACGTGAGCCATTAAGCCACCTGCATTTCCTGAAGAAGGTATTCGCACCAAATCCAAAAGAAATAAAACTAAAGCAATATGCCAAAGTTTTATGGTGAAGGTAAAAATACGCACCTCGGTATTTGGCGTGTAAGTAGCTATAAAAACCATAATTGCAGTTACAGCGCCCGAAGCCCCAATTAAAAATCCCCGGCTCTGCGCAAAAGCAGGAAAGAGATTATAAGCTATTACAAAAAGCAAACCGCCAAAAAGCGCACCCAGTAAATAAATAGTGAGCAGTCGTTTACCGGTAAATAAGTTTAAAACAAATTGCCCGAACCAATACAACCACAGCATATTAAACAAAATATGTAAAAACCCATAATGAAGAAAGCCGTACGTAATTAACGTCCACGGACGAAACAAAAGGGTGTCAAAATCATCGCTCAATACAAACCAACGCGTGGCATATTGTGGGCTCATATTTAAGATAAATGACCCTAAATAAACCAATAGATATACCACTACATTTATTACAATGAGCTTCACCAAGATATTGGCGGTTTTGTATTTATATGATAGACTGGTTGCTGCCATAGTTAATTCCAACGATGGTTATCAAAACTGTTCTTTTTCCAGTACCAAGCCATCACAAAACCGAAGAGCGCGCCACCAATATGCGCCCAATGCGCTATACCAGTTGGTGTTCCTGTAATTCCAAAAATTACATCCAATAAAATAATGCCGGGAATAAAGTACTTTGCTTTTATAGGAATTGGCAAGAAAATAAGCATTAATTCAACGTTTGGAAATAGCAATCCAAAAGCGACCAAAACACCATACACCGCTCCCGAAGCTCCTAAGGCCATTCCGTTATATGTATTATACATGCCCTGTATAGTATCTTGCGAAACAAAATCTAAAATTGAAGTATTATACCTCCCAGTGTTCAGGAGTTCCATAATTTGTTCTTGGCCCATTCCGGCACTTAGCAGCGCCTCCATACCGCTGTGCAATTGGTAGTAATTCACCAAACTATAAATCAAAGCCGAACCTAGCCCCGCCGAAAAGTAAAAAAACAGGAACTTTTTTTGCCCCCAACGCATTTCCAAAGGCGAACCAAAGGCCCAAAGTGCATACATGTTAAAAAGTATATGGAAAAAATTGGCATGCATAAACATGGATGTCACTGGTTGCCAATACTGGAAGCTCGGATTTTCAAAATAGTATAAAGCAAAAAGTCGCTCTGCCACGCCCCCAGTAAATTGCGAGCCTATAAAAAAGAGGACATTAAGAATTAGTAAAAATTTTACAGTATCGGTTATTCTTCCCATTTACATAAATTTTTTATCGAGATCACTCACATCAAGTGTGGTGAAAACAGGCTTGTTTGTTGGGCTAACGGTTGGTTCTTTACAAGCAAAAAGTTGATTGATTAAATGCTCACGTTCTTCTTTATTTAAGGAAACACCAGATTTAATTGCCATACTCGCCGCCATTGATTTTGCCAACATATCGTTCTGGCTAAATCCAGTATCGGGTACTTCTTCTTTAATATCGTGCACCAATTGGCTAAGCAAATTTACAACATGGCTCTCTAGTATTTGTACTGGAATACCACTTATCTCAATAGTTTCATCTTTTAATTCTGAAAAAATAAAACCTGTGTGCTCCAGTTGTTCCCGTACTTTTTCAATAATGGCTACATCGGGTTTGGAAAAATGTAACTCCAACGGAAACAATAATTGCTGGCTAACAGCTTCTTTTACCGTTATATTCTTTAGCAACTCTTCGTATAAAACACGTTGGTGCGCCAAGTTTTGATGAATAACCATCATTCCGTTTTTCAACGGGCTTACAATGTATTTATTTTGAAGTTGCAGGGTTACCTGTCCTGTCTCGGTTTCTTTACTTTCAAAAATACTTCCGGTTACTTCTTCACTTTCAAATTCCATTTCCATTTCGGCTTCGGTGGAGGACCGCAGGCCAGATGGGTGTGCATGGCCGGAATCATCTTTTAATCCCACGTAAAGCGATTCCCACGAAGGTGATACCTCTCTTTTAAACGGAAATTTAATATTGCCCTGCTTAGCCCTTTCCTGAAACGGATTAAAATCTCTATCCACTTCTATGGAAGGTGCCGTGGGCGATTTTTTGCTGTATTCGTACGGCGTGTCAAAGCCTTTATCTCTTTCAAAATCTAATACTGGCGCGATGTTAAATTGCCCTAAACTGTGTTTAACCGTAGCGCGTAGCATAGCATAAATAGCATGCTCATCATCAAATTTTATTTCGGTTTTTGTTGGGTGTATATTTATATCTATAGAATGCGGATCTACCTCCAAAAATAAAAAGTAACCAGGATGCACGTCGTTTTTCATCAAACCTTCAAAAGCCGATGAAACGGCGTGGTGTAGATATGGGCTTTTTATAAAGCGGTCATTCACAAAAAAAAACTGCTCCCCCCTACTCTTTTTACTGTATTCAGGTTTCATTACAAAACCTTCAATTTTAATTATTTCGGTTTCTTCGCTTACGGGTACCAGCTTTTCGTTGGTTTTGCTTCCGAAAATATGAACAATCCGTTGCCGTGAATTTGAAGCAGGAAGGTTAAAAACATCGCTTCCGTTGTGCAACATCTGAAAAGACACCGTTGGATGCGCCAAAGCCACTCGATGAAATTCGTCAATAATATGGCGTGTTTCTACGGGATTGCTCTTTAAAAAATTTCGTCTGGCGGGAATATTGTAAAATAGATTTTTAACCGAAATAGTAGTCCCTTTTGGCACCACTGCCGGATCTTGCGAAACAACCTTGCTTCCTTCAATTGTAAGGTGGGTTCCTATTTCTGAAGTATCGGTTCTTGTTTTTAGCTCAACATGGGCA
This region of Aequorivita marisscotiae genomic DNA includes:
- a CDS encoding YihY/virulence factor BrkB family protein, which translates into the protein MNQEEEKEINIPVIRDLIRFSKEIKLPALGDFSLYNLLDIYGTGILKGTFSSRASSIAYSFFLALFPFLLLLLNLIPMIPIDGFQSRFLIFIEALLPAQTTEFFYPIIADIAVNPRAGLLSFVFFLSLFLSANGVNAIFSAFEYSFHVTINRSFFRQYLVALMVSIFLALLLLTSVGVILYGEYIIRDLQSKAYIDTDLFWISFFQFIVFLVMLYVIIATLYYYGTKEGKSTRFFSIGAVTTTVLFVLTTYFFGVYINNFSNYNELYGSIGALLILMLYIWINANLLLLGFELNISIKRLKEKKFNT
- the nadC gene encoding carboxylating nicotinate-nucleotide diphosphorylase; its protein translation is MISEKQFNKEIDIIIANAIREDVGDGDHSSLACISEDARGSAKLLVKDEGIIAGVELARQIFEYVDPGLKLDIKIEDGSSVKYGDVAFYVTGLSQSILKSERLVLNAMQRMSAIATKTNSYVKLLEGTKTKILDTRKTTPGIRALEKWAVKIGGGENHRFALYDMVMLKDNHIDFCGGITKAIAKTKEYLESRHLDLKIIVEARNLNEIDEILESEGVYRILIDNFNYEDTRKAVERINGKCLTESSGGITLDTVRKYAECGVDYISSGALTHSVYNMDLSLKAV
- the rlmH gene encoding 23S rRNA (pseudouridine(1915)-N(3))-methyltransferase RlmH, with the protein product MKITLLAIGKTDNKQLQVLIDDYTKRLGFYVSFEMEVIPDIKKAKNLSETLQKQAEGEEILKRISTADVLILLDEKGKSHTSIGFANFLQKKMNSGLKNLVFVIGGPYGFSDAVYERANGKVSLSSMTFSHQMVRLFFIEQLYRGFTILRNEPYHHK
- a CDS encoding DUF6122 family protein: MLQTFVHYALHFLVPGLIAYIFFRKEWKKAWLIMLATMLVDLDHLLASPIFDPGRCSINFHPLHTYWAMAVYVVLLFFKKTRIIAVGLLFHMLTDYIDCQWN
- the scpA gene encoding methylmalonyl-CoA mutase; amino-acid sequence: MDRRSLEHIELKKIDDGKKNTDVPKHSESETFLTAEDIEIKKHYDKEDTASIKHLNFVAGIAPNLRGPYSTMYVRRPWTIRQYAGFSTAEDSNAFYRRNLAAGQKGLSVAFDLATHRGYDSDHPRVEGDVGKAGVAIDSVEDMKILFDQIPLDKMSVSMTMNGAVLPIMAFYIVAAEEQGVSPKDLAGTIQNDILKEFMVRNTYIYPPTPSMKIISDIFEFTSKNMPKFNSISISGYHMQEAGATADIELAYTLADGLEYIRTGLKAGMDIDTFAPRLSFFWGIGMNHFMEIAKMRAARMLWAKIVKQFNPKSEKSLSLRTHCQTSGWSLTEQDPFNNVARTVIEAAAAVFGGTQSLHTNALDEAIALPTDFSARIARNTQIFLQTETHITKTVDPWAGSYYVENLTNEIANKAWALIEEVEELGGMTKAIEAGIPKLRIEEASARKQARIDSGQDIIVGVNKYRLAKEDPLQILDVDNQKVRTSQIERLERIKATRDSEKVKKALADITDCAKTGRGNLLALAVEAARHRATLGEISSAMEKEFGRYKAQIRSFNGVYSKEMKKDPSFDKARQMADKFAELEGRRPRIMIAKMGQDGHDRGAKVVATGYADVGFDVDIGPLFQTPAEAAKQAVENDVHILGVSSLAAGHKTLVPQVIEALKKYGREDIMVIVGGVIPAQDYQYLFDAGAVAVYGPGTRISDAAIEMLGVLIEGVE
- a CDS encoding methylmalonyl-CoA mutase subunit beta, whose protein sequence is MNKFLFEDFDEVSAKQWKQQIQFDLKGADYNETLVWQSAEGINVKPFYHADDSNENFQPIPGQPNSWKIAQKIFIDEAQIANNIAIDAVNRGAEAIFFTAAKDFEPAAVFKNFPFEKVTVYFEMLFLSEAFCNKLINFFSEKKATVFYNLDIIGNLSRTGNWFHNLKTDHEILDRIYKENSAQNLLAVDVSLYQNAGATIVQQLAYALAHANEYLNLFSITSSAVQRSLLTFKIATGPNYFFEIAKIRALRKLYATLAKEYGANETCHIIASPSKRNKTLYDFNVNLLRSTTECMSAILGGANTIYNIPYDALYHKSNEFGERISRNQLLILKHESYFDAVSNPADGTYYIESLTDELAEKALLLFKEIEKGGGFLQQLKEGIIQKKIKKSAEKEQELFDSGQIKLLGTNYHPNKNDRMKDDLELYPFVKHNPIKTLIAPIVEKRIAEITEQQRLNQEL
- a CDS encoding FtsB family cell division protein, producing MKFSELKQNKWFRFISNKYVLILVLFIVWMIFFDANSYLIHRELDNEIDGLEDNAEFYQNEINTDKSFIEKMKDSNEMEKFAREKYYLKKENEDIYIIEHEDSIKKEEKR
- the udk gene encoding uridine kinase encodes the protein MLIIGIAGGTGSGKTTVVDQIVAELPVDEVCVISQDSYYHDTSHLSMKERSEINFDHPQAIDFDLLVCHLKKLREGNAFEQPVYSFVEHNRTGETITTYPKKVIIVEGILILSHPDIRDMFDIKIFVHADSDERLIRRLKRDIATRGRDLEEVLHRYQTTLKPMHLQFIEPTKEFADIIIPTNKYNTVAIDVIRSIIHQKISYSES